In Euphorbia lathyris chromosome 10, ddEupLath1.1, whole genome shotgun sequence, a single genomic region encodes these proteins:
- the LOC136209183 gene encoding E3 ubiquitin-protein ligase PUB24, which produces MDETETETEIEIEIEIPQFFLCPISLQIMRDPVTAISGITYDRQSIEQWLSTSKNTICPVTKQPLSKDSDLTPNHTLRRLIQAWSSENSSSGIDRIPTPKPCLDKFYLIKLIKDLRNPNLQSKILVELEFFAAENERNRKYMVEAGVPRALLLFIVSCFNNNRITGLQEAVSILRLIRVPTKESKVLLVENDQIIPALTWVLGCNLDNNNNNVSVKSHAVSVLKTVLEDSSSCVLERLNPEFFDKVIDLLRQNNITQQGINAALKVLLNACPWGRNRVMMVESGAVFELIELEWRSRENKTTELILGVLYNLCSCADGRAEFLSHKGGIAVVAKRILTVSPTADDRAILILSLISKHSGTSMVLQEMLNVKAVSKLCMILQADCATYLKEKARDIIKSHSDELKNHPCFDVSHLIR; this is translated from the coding sequence ATGGATGAAACTGAAACtgaaactgaaattgaaatCGAAATTGAAATTCCCCAATTTTTTCTCTGCCCAATTTCTCTGCAAATCATGAGAGATCCTGTCACAGCCATTTCCGGAATAACATATGATCGTCAAAGCATAGAACAATGGCTATCCACGTCCAAGAATACTATCTGTCCCGTAACCAAACAGCCCCTTTCCAAAGATTCCGATTTAACCCCTAATCATACTTTGAGAAGGTTAATCCAAGCTTGGTCTTCAGAAAATTCCTCTTCAGGTATTGACAGAATTCCTACTCCTAAACCTTGTCTGGATAAGTTTTATCTCATTAAACTCATCAAAGATCTCCGCAATCCGAATCTCCAATCGAAAATCCTCGTCGAATTGGAGTTTTTCGCAGCCGAAAATGAGCGAAATCGGAAGTATATGGTCGAAGCCGGAGTCCCCAGGGCTCTGTTGTTGTTCATTGTTTCCTGTTTTAACAACAATCGAATCACCGGTCTACAAGAAGCGGTTAGTATTCTCCGATTAATTCGTGTTCCGACGAAAGAATCGAAGGTACTTCTCGTCGAAAACGATCAGATTATCCCGGCGCTAACGTGGGTTTTGGGGTGCAatttggataataataataataatgttagtGTTAAGTCACATGCGGTTTCGGTCTTGAAAACCGTGCTCGAAGACTCAAGTTCGTGTGTGCTCGAGCGGCTTAACCCCGAGTTTTTCGATAAAGTTATCGATTTATTGAGGCAAAATAATATAACGCAACAAGGGATTAATGCGGCGTTGAAAGTGTTACTAAATGCATGTCCGTGGGGGAGGAATCGGGTAATGATGGTGGAGTCGGGTGCGGTATTCGAGCTAATTGAACTCGAGTGGAGATCACGGGAGAATAAGACGACCGAGCTTATTTTAGGGGTTTTATATAATCTATGTTCATGTGCGGATGGGCGAGCCGAGTTCTTGAGTCATAAAGGAGGAATCGCGGTGGTCGCGAAGAGGATTTTGACGGTATCTCCGACGGCCGATGACCGAGCAATTTTGATACTCTCGTTGATATCGAAACATTCGGGAACGAGCATGGTTTTACAAGAAATGTTGAATGTGAAAGCGGTTTCAAAGCTTTGTATGATTCTTCAAGCTGATTGTGCTACTTATTTGAAGGAAAAAGCACGAGATATCATTAAATCGCATTCCGACGAGTTGAAAAATCATCCGTGTTTTGATGTTTCGCACTTGATAAGGTAA